A segment of the Micromonospora sediminicola genome:
GCATCCCGGTGCTGCGGGTGCGGATGGCGTTCATGGTCCTGCTCGGGCTCAGCGGTCTCGGGCTGCTGCTCTACGCCGCCTTCTGGGCGGTGGTCCCGCCTCGCCCCGGCGACACCGCCGCTCCGCCCCGGCGCGACCTCACCCAACTGCTGCCGTTCGTGGCGATCGGGCTGGGCGTGCTGCTGTTGCAGGTGTTCGCCTTCAACTCGGTGGGCGCCGCCGGGACCGCCGGCTGGCTGGTGGCGATCATCGCGGTCGGCGCCGGCGTCATCTGGCACCAGTCCGGGCCGGAGCGCCGCCGGCAGTGGGGTGACTCGGCCGTGCCCTGGCTGGGCGCGGTGGTGGAGGAGAGCGACCGGCGGGCGTTCGTGCTCCGCTTCATCGGCGGCGGCGTGCTCGTCGCGGTCGGCATCATCGGCGTGGCCGCGGTCTACTCGCCGGCACAGAACTTCGACGCGGTGCTCAACGGCGTCATCTTCGCCCTGGTCGGGCTCGCCGGGGTGGGCGTGGTGACCGGCCCGGTGCTCTGGCGCACCTGGAACCAGCTCCGGTCGGAGCGGGAGGGGCGGATCCGCGAGCAGGAGCGCGCCGAACTGGCCGCCATGGTGCACGACCAGGTGCTGCACACGCTCGCCCTGATCCAGCGCAACGCCGGCGACGTCAAGACGGTGCAGCGGCTGGCCCGGGGCCAGGAACGGTCGTTGCGCAACTGGCTCTACAAGCCGACCGCCTCGCCGACCGAGCGGTTCGCGGCCGCTCTGGAGCAGGCCGCGGCGGAGGTGGAGGACACGTTCGCCATCACCGTCGAGGCGGTGGTGGTCGGCGACCGCGAGACCGACGAGCGGGTCGGGGCGCTGGTCGCCGCCGCCCGGGAGGCGCTGGTCAACGCGGCCCGGCACGCCGGGGTGCAGACCGTGTCGCTCTACGCCGAGGTGGAGCCGGAGCAGGTCAGCGTCTTCGTCCGGGACCGGGGCAAGGGCTTCGACCCGGATACGGTGGAGAATCACCGGCACGGCGTCCGAGGCTCGATCATCGGACGGATGAAGCGGCACGGCGGCCGGGCGGAGATCCGGTCCGAGCCCGGAGAGGGGACCGAGGTCCGGCTGATCCTGCCG
Coding sequences within it:
- a CDS encoding ATP-binding protein; the protein is MAAGIADHLGIPVLRVRMAFMVLLGLSGLGLLLYAAFWAVVPPRPGDTAAPPRRDLTQLLPFVAIGLGVLLLQVFAFNSVGAAGTAGWLVAIIAVGAGVIWHQSGPERRRQWGDSAVPWLGAVVEESDRRAFVLRFIGGGVLVAVGIIGVAAVYSPAQNFDAVLNGVIFALVGLAGVGVVTGPVLWRTWNQLRSEREGRIREQERAELAAMVHDQVLHTLALIQRNAGDVKTVQRLARGQERSLRNWLYKPTASPTERFAAALEQAAAEVEDTFAITVEAVVVGDRETDERVGALVAAAREALVNAARHAGVQTVSLYAEVEPEQVSVFVRDRGKGFDPDTVENHRHGVRGSIIGRMKRHGGRAEIRSEPGEGTEVRLILPISGSGATTERDR